One genomic window of Cupriavidus sp. P-10 includes the following:
- a CDS encoding hybrid sensor histidine kinase/response regulator, with product MRQEGIAVRKTGLRLGSAGGSTVARLEVHPVQTTGVDGRWFLVFFESTEVPEDDVAAGRRSTISTLLLQTLRQRLGRKAAANGADARDEEIARLNAELSAMRVRIRTMLEEHESAREELKSSEEELLSSNEEFQSTNEELETAKEELQSLNEELSTTNDELRYRNHELKTLHGEVVRARDYADAIIETMSEPLLVLEANLRVTRANRAFYHTFHTIADDTIGTLLYALGNGQWNIPSLRELLEKLLPERTVIRDFELTHDFPDIGTRTMRVNAARVRGRAHELILLTIEDITQYQLAVDRLETADHQKDEFLAMLAHELRNPLAAIGNGLEIWGRENVDPQTQQRARAAARRQLDHEIGLVDDLLDVSRIRHGIIKLNPKPLDLAEIVQHVVDTMRAEIDVHQHQLVLSLPASLALVIEGDSIRIEQIVANLLGNAIKYTPPRGRIAVSVVRDGDDAVLTVADNGIGMTADFLPTVFTIFVQGDSSLDRKSAGLGLGLALVHQLVELHHGTVQASSGGPGRGSTFVVRFPALSHAITQQDATKDVEAVPQAAPKRILVVDDNADAAESTAMVLRLDGHEVKIASDGPSALQSAAEFHPEVILLDIGLPAMDGHEVARRLRAMPDFADTLLIALSGYAGEEHLGRARQAGFDHHLVKPAALAQLNRLIASKHRR from the coding sequence GTGCGTCAGGAAGGTATTGCCGTACGCAAGACCGGGTTGCGGCTCGGCAGCGCTGGCGGATCCACCGTTGCGCGCCTCGAAGTGCATCCCGTCCAGACCACCGGCGTTGATGGTCGCTGGTTCCTGGTCTTCTTCGAGAGCACGGAAGTACCCGAGGACGACGTGGCAGCGGGCAGGCGGTCGACAATCAGCACGCTACTGTTGCAGACGTTGAGGCAACGGCTGGGGCGCAAGGCTGCCGCCAATGGGGCCGACGCCAGAGATGAGGAGATCGCACGGCTGAACGCCGAACTGAGCGCGATGCGCGTGCGGATTCGAACCATGCTCGAAGAACATGAAAGCGCGCGCGAAGAGCTTAAGTCCAGCGAAGAAGAGCTGCTCTCGAGCAACGAGGAATTCCAGAGCACCAACGAAGAACTGGAAACGGCCAAGGAGGAACTCCAGTCGCTGAACGAGGAACTGTCGACCACCAACGACGAGTTGCGCTATCGCAATCACGAACTCAAGACCCTGCACGGCGAGGTTGTCCGCGCACGTGACTATGCCGACGCGATCATCGAAACCATGTCCGAGCCGTTGCTCGTGTTGGAAGCCAACCTGCGGGTGACGCGGGCCAATCGCGCCTTCTACCACACCTTTCACACCATCGCCGACGATACCATCGGCACACTCCTTTACGCGCTGGGTAACGGACAGTGGAATATCCCCAGCCTGCGCGAGCTGCTCGAAAAGTTGCTGCCCGAGCGGACTGTCATTCGGGATTTCGAGCTCACGCATGATTTTCCAGACATTGGGACGCGCACAATGCGCGTGAACGCCGCACGCGTCCGCGGGCGCGCGCATGAGCTGATCCTGCTGACCATTGAAGACATTACCCAGTATCAGCTCGCGGTGGACCGACTCGAGACGGCCGATCACCAGAAGGACGAGTTTCTCGCCATGCTGGCCCACGAACTGCGCAATCCGCTGGCGGCAATCGGCAATGGTCTCGAGATCTGGGGGCGTGAGAATGTTGACCCGCAGACACAACAGCGGGCGCGGGCGGCGGCCAGGCGCCAACTGGATCACGAGATCGGCCTGGTTGATGATCTGCTGGATGTATCGCGCATCAGGCACGGCATCATCAAGCTCAATCCAAAGCCCCTCGATCTGGCCGAGATTGTGCAACACGTCGTCGACACCATGCGCGCGGAAATCGACGTGCATCAGCACCAACTGGTACTTTCCTTGCCCGCGTCGTTGGCTCTGGTGATCGAAGGCGATTCCATACGGATCGAGCAGATCGTGGCCAATTTGCTGGGCAACGCCATCAAGTACACGCCACCTCGCGGACGCATTGCAGTCTCGGTCGTACGCGATGGCGACGACGCGGTGCTGACGGTTGCCGACAACGGCATCGGCATGACAGCGGACTTCTTGCCGACCGTCTTTACCATCTTCGTGCAGGGCGACAGCTCGCTGGACCGCAAGTCCGCGGGTCTCGGACTGGGTCTGGCACTGGTGCACCAACTGGTTGAATTGCATCACGGGACTGTGCAGGCTTCGAGCGGCGGTCCGGGCCGGGGCAGCACGTTCGTGGTACGGTTTCCCGCGCTATCGCATGCAATCACGCAACAAGACGCCACCAAGGATGTGGAAGCCGTCCCCCAAGCCGCTCCGAAGCGGATCCTCGTGGTGGACGACAACGCCGATGCAGCCGAGAGCACAGCGATGGTCCTCAGGCTCGACGGGCACGAGGTGAAGATCGCGAGCGATGGTCCGTCCGCCTTGCAAAGCGCGGCGGAATTTCATCCGGAGGTCATACTGCTCGATATCGGGCTGCCGGCCATGGACGGCCACGAAGTCGCCCGGCGACTGCGCGCGATGCCCGACTTTGCCGATACCCTGCTGATCGCGTTGAGCGGATACGCCGGGGAAGAACATCTTGGCCGTGCAAGACAGGCAGGTTTTGACCACCACTTGGTCAAGCCTGCGGCCCTTGCCCAGTTGAATCGGTTGATCGCGTCCAAACATCGACGATGA
- a CDS encoding PAS domain-containing hybrid sensor histidine kinase/response regulator, whose product MPARAPPPVPALATRPDLYLRLVDTVSDYAIFALDPGGFVASWNRGAMRIKGYAADEILGRHFSLFYTPDAIASDWPSKELELAAEHGSLEDEGWRVRKDKSRFWANVVITALRDDDGALIGFAKVTRDLTQKRLDAEALRHSEETFRLLVQSVKGYAIYMLDPSGNVVSWNDGAERINHYTATQIIGENFSTLYTADDRAANKPQRFLEAATRMGTVHEEGWRLRKDGSLFWATVTLSSVYDARGDLKGFAQVTCDMTDRRKLEELEASAHRMNQFLATLAHELRNPLAPIRTATNVLERMPAHEALVQQNVAILSRQVSHMTRLVDDLLDIGRIAAGKMELRRELVAVDEIISLSIEAAEPFLHAKAQRLLLQKDTATTHILADLTRLAQVLQNILQNASKFSPPSSTVFLRVREQDRTLVIEVEDEGCGIGRTSLDNIFNLFVQEQQPGMTSTGGLGIGLSLSRYIVEMHGGAISAASSGASQGSTFTIRIPIAADLPNKPIRVQEVDCQHEYWKLLIVDDNQDAAESLRLLLEMLGHEVKVANTGECALRCVASFVPDFALLDLAMPDMNGFELIARLRKLPQLAKTRYVALTGFGQADMRTRTVQTGFHCHLVKPIDIDTLTNCLAENHPGANSR is encoded by the coding sequence ATGCCCGCCCGAGCGCCACCTCCAGTTCCCGCGCTGGCCACACGGCCGGACCTCTATCTTCGCCTGGTGGACACCGTTTCGGACTATGCGATCTTTGCCCTGGACCCGGGGGGCTTTGTCGCGAGTTGGAACCGCGGGGCGATGCGCATCAAAGGTTATGCTGCCGATGAAATATTGGGACGGCACTTCTCCCTTTTTTATACGCCGGATGCGATTGCTTCGGACTGGCCTAGCAAGGAACTCGAGCTTGCCGCTGAGCACGGAAGCCTGGAAGACGAAGGATGGCGAGTGCGAAAGGACAAGAGCCGATTCTGGGCGAACGTCGTTATCACCGCCCTGCGAGACGACGATGGCGCACTAATAGGATTCGCCAAAGTTACGCGAGACCTTACCCAGAAAAGGCTCGACGCAGAAGCGCTGCGCCACAGCGAAGAAACCTTTCGGCTGCTGGTGCAATCAGTCAAGGGCTACGCCATCTACATGCTCGACCCCTCGGGCAACGTCGTCAGTTGGAACGACGGTGCCGAACGCATCAACCACTATACCGCTACACAGATCATCGGCGAGAATTTTTCAACGCTTTATACCGCGGACGACAGAGCTGCAAACAAACCGCAACGGTTCCTGGAGGCCGCCACACGCATGGGAACCGTCCATGAGGAAGGCTGGCGCCTACGGAAGGACGGATCGTTGTTCTGGGCGACCGTGACACTCTCGTCTGTCTATGACGCACGCGGTGACCTTAAGGGATTTGCCCAGGTGACATGCGACATGACTGACCGTCGAAAACTGGAAGAGCTTGAAGCTTCGGCACACCGAATGAACCAGTTTCTGGCCACGTTGGCTCATGAGCTTAGAAACCCTCTGGCACCGATAAGAACCGCGACAAACGTGCTCGAACGGATGCCCGCTCACGAAGCCCTAGTCCAGCAGAACGTCGCAATTTTATCGAGGCAAGTGAGTCATATGACTCGCCTTGTGGACGATCTACTTGACATTGGCCGAATCGCTGCCGGAAAGATGGAATTGCGGAGAGAGTTGGTCGCTGTGGATGAAATCATAAGCCTGAGCATCGAAGCGGCGGAGCCCTTCCTTCATGCCAAAGCCCAACGTCTGCTCCTCCAAAAGGACACAGCGACGACTCACATCCTGGCCGACCTGACACGATTGGCGCAAGTTTTACAAAATATCCTTCAGAACGCCTCGAAGTTTTCACCCCCCTCCTCTACCGTATTTTTGCGAGTACGGGAGCAGGACCGAACCTTGGTCATTGAAGTGGAAGATGAGGGTTGCGGTATTGGGCGCACGTCGCTGGACAACATTTTCAACCTCTTTGTCCAGGAACAACAGCCGGGAATGACCTCCACCGGTGGCTTGGGTATCGGCCTGTCCCTAAGCAGGTATATCGTTGAAATGCACGGAGGTGCAATTTCTGCTGCCAGCAGCGGTGCCAGCCAGGGCAGCACATTCACCATACGGATACCGATAGCCGCCGATCTACCGAACAAACCGATCCGAGTGCAGGAAGTCGATTGTCAGCACGAATATTGGAAGCTCCTGATTGTCGACGACAATCAGGACGCTGCAGAAAGCCTGCGACTCCTGCTCGAGATGCTCGGTCACGAGGTCAAAGTGGCCAATACCGGAGAGTGTGCCCTGCGATGCGTCGCTTCGTTCGTCCCGGATTTCGCACTGCTCGACCTTGCAATGCCGGACATGAACGGTTTCGAACTCATTGCGAGGTTGCGGAAACTTCCGCAGTTGGCGAAAACGCGCTACGTGGCGTTGACAGGCTTTGGTCAGGCCGATATGCGCACGAGAACCGTACAAACTGGCTTTCATTGCCATCTGGTCAAACCAATCGACATCGATACGCTAACGAATTGCTTGGCTGAAAACCATCCGGGTGCGAACTCCCGCTGA
- a CDS encoding PDDEXK nuclease domain-containing protein produces MPQRLWASWTLSARIRQSARFCDLLFYHLKLRCFIVVDLKMDEFKSERPTRRPVRQAQCVSVFIRSSLDDPSETSPAVGETPSLKFGCQAIH; encoded by the coding sequence ATTCCGCAACGCCTATGGGCTTCGTGGACTCTCTCAGCGCGTATTCGACAATCAGCCCGTTTTTGCGATCTGCTCTTCTATCACCTGAAACTTCGCTGTTTCATCGTGGTCGATCTCAAGATGGACGAGTTCAAATCGGAGAGACCGACTAGGCGACCAGTGCGTCAGGCGCAATGCGTCTCTGTGTTTATTCGGTCGTCTCTTGACGACCCATCTGAGACATCCCCAGCCGTTGGGGAAACGCCTTCACTCAAGTTCGGGTGCCAAGCGATACATTGA
- a CDS encoding lysozyme inhibitor LprI family protein produces MQRGVSHASINHFVKQYGARDMAWVERDVACKSLQGLCKPGLLEIQYETKLALMRSLDCSKLISIQTQLVCGDAELARIDRTLTEIYYQKIKLSSDKSRLRADQRAWLRNSRNVCGDKACLLRSYHRRIDELKRMRS; encoded by the coding sequence ATGCAAAGAGGGGTCAGCCACGCAAGTATCAATCATTTCGTCAAGCAATATGGTGCGCGAGACATGGCATGGGTCGAGCGCGACGTCGCTTGTAAGTCGCTGCAAGGGCTCTGCAAGCCAGGGCTACTAGAAATTCAATACGAGACGAAGCTCGCGTTGATGAGAAGTCTTGATTGCAGCAAGCTAATATCTATTCAAACGCAGCTTGTTTGCGGGGATGCGGAACTTGCTCGAATTGATAGAACGTTGACAGAAATATATTATCAAAAGATAAAGTTATCGTCTGACAAGAGTCGGTTACGAGCGGATCAACGAGCATGGCTTCGCAATTCACGCAATGTGTGTGGTGATAAGGCTTGTCTACTTCGAAGCTATCATCGCCGCATCGATGAGCTAAAGCGGATGCGGTCATAA
- a CDS encoding IS4 family transposase, producing the protein MSNESGAWVDEEFESLDLGDPRRDRRAKELLKRFSALPTASIPGACDDWSQTIAAYRFLGNEQIDWRDVMQPHWVRTAERVAQFPVVLCIADTTELNFNGQEMEGLGPLSYEAQRGMFLHPTYAVTPDREPLGVIDAWMWAREPKDADGNRGGIKESVRWTEGYERVAEQAALLPQTRLVYVTDREGDIAELMARAQELGQPADWLIRSQHNRNLAEGGKLWDSVDASPVLGEITFILPGRAGQKAREVKQELRAKRMRLPGLDGPALTCIEAREIGAPAGVKPVVWRLLTNREAQDADAVIELVDWYRARWEVEMFFHVLKTGCKVEALQLSHMDRVERALALYMVVAWRIARLMRLGRTCPDLDASLFFDADEIRGAYVLAKKARPKTPVTLNQMIRLVASLGGFLGRKSDGEPGAKTIWIGMQRTMDAALTIQALREES; encoded by the coding sequence ATGAGCAACGAGTCGGGGGCATGGGTGGACGAGGAATTTGAGAGTCTGGATCTTGGCGATCCGCGGCGGGATCGGCGGGCCAAGGAATTGCTCAAGCGGTTTTCGGCCCTGCCTACGGCGAGCATTCCCGGTGCGTGCGATGACTGGTCGCAAACCATTGCGGCGTATCGGTTTCTCGGCAATGAGCAGATCGATTGGCGGGACGTGATGCAGCCGCATTGGGTGCGCACGGCGGAAAGAGTCGCGCAGTTTCCGGTGGTGCTGTGCATCGCTGATACGACCGAGCTAAACTTCAATGGCCAGGAAATGGAGGGGCTGGGGCCGCTGAGCTACGAAGCCCAGCGGGGCATGTTTTTGCACCCGACCTACGCGGTGACGCCTGACCGTGAACCGCTGGGGGTGATCGATGCCTGGATGTGGGCTCGGGAACCAAAGGACGCCGACGGCAACCGCGGCGGGATCAAGGAAAGCGTACGCTGGACTGAAGGGTATGAACGCGTTGCGGAGCAAGCCGCGCTATTGCCCCAGACACGGCTGGTGTATGTGACGGACCGCGAGGGTGATATTGCCGAGTTGATGGCGCGCGCCCAGGAACTTGGCCAACCGGCCGACTGGCTGATCCGCAGCCAACACAACCGCAATCTTGCTGAGGGCGGTAAGTTGTGGGATAGCGTCGACGCCAGCCCGGTACTCGGGGAAATCACCTTCATCTTGCCAGGGCGTGCAGGCCAGAAGGCGCGCGAGGTCAAACAGGAGCTACGCGCAAAACGCATGAGACTGCCCGGTTTGGATGGCCCTGCGCTCACCTGTATAGAGGCCAGGGAGATCGGAGCTCCCGCAGGCGTCAAGCCAGTGGTTTGGCGGCTGTTGACGAACCGAGAAGCGCAGGACGCCGATGCTGTCATCGAGCTCGTCGACTGGTACCGAGCCCGATGGGAAGTGGAGATGTTCTTCCATGTCCTGAAGACCGGCTGCAAGGTCGAAGCGCTACAGCTCTCGCATATGGACCGTGTGGAGCGGGCCTTGGCGCTGTACATGGTGGTGGCGTGGCGCATTGCCCGCTTGATGCGGTTGGGCAGAACCTGCCCGGATCTGGATGCGTCCCTGTTCTTCGACGCCGACGAGATTCGGGGGGCATACGTGCTCGCCAAGAAGGCCCGCCCGAAGACACCAGTCACACTAAATCAGATGATTCGGTTGGTTGCTTCCCTGGGTGGGTTCCTCGGGCGCAAGAGCGATGGCGAGCCCGGCGCTAAGACGATCTGGATCGGCATGCAGCGAACCATGGACGCCGCGCTCACCATTCAAGCACTGCGGGAAGAGTCATGA
- a CDS encoding ATP-dependent Clp protease proteolytic subunit: protein MRSTPHLAARIAVAQNLIHRMLAWLCVAVLMFPGLVPGMDFKIYYQPQLKLKMIIGEGRIQNGDADKLLALAKMADRDDEGLVTLVLNSPGGNVEAAFRVVDAMDEVRVYTIVPDNGRCASACASILFASGERRSFVGTGLLGFHSCYRREGRTYTASPYTEVGPSRQRGTEPQAAEISR from the coding sequence ATGCGCAGCACTCCGCACCTAGCAGCCAGGATCGCGGTGGCGCAAAACCTGATCCACCGGATGCTTGCCTGGCTCTGTGTCGCTGTGCTTATGTTTCCCGGTTTGGTGCCGGGGATGGACTTCAAGATCTACTACCAACCCCAACTTAAGCTGAAAATGATTATCGGGGAGGGAAGAATTCAGAATGGCGATGCAGATAAGCTTCTCGCGCTCGCCAAAATGGCTGACCGTGATGACGAAGGACTTGTCACCCTTGTTTTAAATAGTCCGGGAGGAAATGTCGAGGCTGCTTTCCGAGTCGTCGATGCGATGGATGAAGTACGTGTCTATACAATAGTTCCGGATAATGGCAGGTGCGCGTCTGCTTGCGCTTCTATCCTGTTCGCCTCCGGGGAACGCCGAAGTTTTGTTGGTACTGGGCTGCTCGGCTTTCACAGTTGCTATCGGCGCGAAGGACGAACCTATACCGCATCCCCTTATACAGAAGTAGGACCGTCCCGGCAGCGGGGCACGGAGCCTCAGGCCGCGGAAATTTCGAGGTAA
- a CDS encoding DUF3562 domain-containing protein, with protein sequence MRAQDQDQVVASISLKTGFPVEVAKECYLAALLELSADARVHIYLSLFAAKRAVAMLRQESFEWKNQSSPDPEATRIDSRVAPAAAPDDGVSFPPRKQPHANIAPQAFIGY encoded by the coding sequence ATGAGGGCACAGGACCAGGACCAGGTTGTCGCGAGCATTTCGCTCAAGACCGGCTTCCCTGTCGAAGTTGCGAAGGAATGCTACCTCGCGGCGCTGCTAGAACTCAGCGCGGATGCACGAGTTCATATTTACCTATCCTTATTTGCCGCAAAGCGCGCAGTTGCGATGCTTCGCCAAGAAAGTTTCGAGTGGAAGAATCAAAGCTCGCCCGATCCAGAGGCCACGCGGATCGACTCCCGGGTGGCACCGGCGGCCGCACCTGACGATGGCGTAAGCTTCCCGCCGCGCAAGCAACCTCATGCAAATATTGCACCGCAGGCTTTCATCGGCTATTGA
- a CDS encoding patatin-like phospholipase family protein, with amino-acid sequence MNHLGGNRITAHGRGTKGPCLQRCAAISGGGDNGAFAAGLLNAWTETGTRPVFKLVTGISTGALIAPFAFLGPKYDATLKEVYTTLSPKDVMKPRSFLGGVLSDGMADNAPLLRLTRKSVTEDLLKEIAAEYAKGRMLLVATADLDARRGIIWDMGKIASYGGPNALDLFVKVMVASASIPGGFLPMMIDVEVGGKHYQEMHVDGGIVAQVFAYPAVIRVKEDAASVGVSRERTLYVIRNARLDTEWAQVERSTMSIAARAVSSLIQSQGIGDLYRIYATTQRDGVDFNLGFIPASFNAPHKEEFDNEYMRALYDTGYQMALKGYPWVKAPPGFTLPSAAAAAK; translated from the coding sequence TTGAATCACTTAGGCGGGAACAGGATTACCGCGCACGGGAGGGGCACAAAGGGCCCATGCCTGCAGCGGTGCGCCGCGATTTCGGGTGGCGGTGACAATGGTGCGTTTGCTGCCGGCCTTCTGAATGCATGGACGGAGACTGGGACACGACCGGTGTTCAAACTCGTCACCGGCATAAGTACTGGTGCGCTGATCGCGCCCTTCGCCTTTCTCGGGCCGAAGTATGATGCGACGCTGAAGGAGGTCTATACGACCCTTTCCCCAAAGGACGTTATGAAACCGCGCAGCTTTCTTGGGGGCGTGTTAAGCGACGGGATGGCCGATAACGCGCCACTGCTAAGGCTGACACGAAAATCGGTGACCGAGGACCTGCTCAAGGAGATTGCCGCCGAGTACGCCAAAGGCCGCATGCTTTTGGTGGCCACTGCTGACCTCGATGCGCGCCGCGGGATTATCTGGGACATGGGCAAGATCGCGAGCTATGGCGGGCCCAACGCATTGGACCTGTTTGTGAAGGTTATGGTCGCCTCCGCCTCGATTCCAGGCGGCTTTCTGCCGATGATGATTGATGTGGAAGTCGGCGGCAAGCACTACCAGGAGATGCACGTTGATGGCGGTATCGTCGCGCAGGTATTTGCCTACCCGGCGGTGATCCGCGTCAAGGAGGACGCGGCTTCAGTTGGCGTTAGCCGCGAGCGCACGCTCTATGTGATTCGCAACGCCCGACTCGACACGGAATGGGCGCAAGTCGAGCGCTCCACGATGAGCATTGCCGCTCGCGCGGTCTCCTCACTGATCCAAAGCCAGGGCATTGGTGACCTCTATCGTATCTACGCCACGACGCAGCGCGATGGCGTTGATTTCAACCTAGGCTTCATCCCAGCGAGTTTCAACGCACCACACAAGGAGGAGTTCGACAACGAATACATGCGTGCCCTCTATGACACCGGTTATCAAATGGCGTTGAAGGGCTACCCGTGGGTTAAGGCACCCCCTGGATTCACATTGCCGAGCGCCGCCGCAGCGGCAAAATAG
- a CDS encoding BrnA antitoxin family protein, protein MLAVRDRLDGQGIRNHADWQVGVLQKLNRVATCRRKHHGANSRLEFVRGAQKAPRKVALSLRIQPEILAAFQASGPGWQQRINAALAHWLRTHAPAELAGNPGSRLSPDRENS, encoded by the coding sequence GTGCTTGCCGTCCGTGATCGTTTAGATGGCCAGGGAATTCGAAACCACGCTGACTGGCAAGTTGGCGTTCTGCAAAAACTGAATCGCGTCGCCACATGCAGGAGGAAGCATCATGGCGCAAACAGTCGACTCGAATTCGTCCGTGGCGCGCAAAAGGCGCCGCGCAAGGTCGCGCTGTCGCTGCGCATTCAACCCGAAATCCTGGCTGCGTTCCAGGCATCAGGCCCAGGCTGGCAGCAACGCATCAATGCGGCGTTGGCCCATTGGCTACGCACCCATGCGCCGGCCGAGCTAGCCGGGAACCCCGGCAGTCGTCTCAGCCCAGACCGAGAGAATTCGTGA